In one Niallia taxi genomic region, the following are encoded:
- the lepB gene encoding signal peptidase I, giving the protein MSEQTKKEIYAWAKTIVFCFLLVFICRQFVFTPIIVDGKSMMPTLENNNRILVNKITSIDRFDVIVFHSPVSSDYYIKRVIGISGDKMEVKDDSLYVNGKKYDEPYLQANKENLAKGNLTADLKETVPEGYLYVMGDNRLKSNDSRRFGFISKEDVVGKAALRFYPFDQMKVINE; this is encoded by the coding sequence ATGAGCGAACAAACAAAAAAAGAGATTTACGCATGGGCCAAAACAATCGTATTTTGCTTTTTACTAGTATTCATCTGTCGCCAGTTTGTATTTACCCCAATCATCGTGGACGGGAAATCAATGATGCCGACATTAGAAAACAATAACCGTATTCTCGTTAACAAAATAACCAGCATCGACCGTTTTGATGTGATCGTTTTTCATTCTCCTGTTTCTAGTGATTACTATATTAAAAGAGTCATTGGTATCTCAGGAGACAAAATGGAAGTGAAAGACGATTCCTTATATGTAAACGGGAAAAAATATGATGAGCCGTATTTGCAGGCAAATAAAGAGAATCTCGCAAAGGGCAATTTAACAGCCGATTTAAAAGAAACTGTTCCGGAAGGATACTTGTATGTAATGGGAGATAACCGCCTTAAAAGCAATGACAGCCGCAGGTTCGGCTTTATTTCAAAAGAGGATGTTGTCGGTAAAGCAGCACTTCGGTTTTATCCTTTTGATCAGATGAAAGTGATAAACGAATAA
- a CDS encoding winged helix-turn-helix transcriptional regulator — MSKLNTGINIFMSVVGGKWKCLILYFLSLQPRRTKDFYTLMPTITQKVLTEQLKQLEEAGLVKREVYKEIPPKVEYSLTKLGLTFVPVLNTMCDWGNSYAVTQDIETNDNYCCHDKTT; from the coding sequence ATGAGCAAGCTTAATACAGGAATAAATATATTCATGAGTGTTGTCGGTGGAAAATGGAAATGTTTAATTCTCTATTTTCTTAGTCTGCAGCCAAGAAGAACAAAGGATTTTTATACACTAATGCCAACCATTACACAAAAGGTACTAACAGAGCAGTTAAAGCAGTTAGAAGAAGCAGGTCTTGTGAAAAGAGAAGTATATAAAGAAATCCCGCCAAAAGTAGAATATAGTTTAACCAAGTTAGGGCTTACCTTTGTACCTGTCCTAAATACGATGTGCGACTGGGGAAACAGTTACGCTGTCACTCAAGATATAGAAACGAACGATAACTATTGCTGTCATGATAAAACTACTTAA
- a CDS encoding nitroreductase family protein, producing MSVRKLIDARSSVRHYDPAYKIDENILEGLIEGASKSPNGNNIQATRYLVIDDPEVKETLLPIAYNQQQVVEASAVIVVLGDYAAFEKENIINIQEQGFQKGYFNTDIREFLASAAIDYYSNKTEEDLKLELIRDASLASMSLLLLANETGLDTITMSGYDSDKLRKVLKIPDRYLDVMLIAIGKGVKQGHQTVRHAVNKIIFKNSINR from the coding sequence ATGAGTGTCAGAAAGTTGATAGACGCAAGAAGTTCTGTAAGACATTATGATCCAGCCTACAAAATAGATGAAAATATATTGGAGGGCTTAATTGAAGGGGCAAGTAAGTCACCTAATGGTAATAATATTCAAGCAACACGATATTTAGTCATTGATGACCCGGAGGTAAAGGAAACTTTATTGCCGATTGCTTATAATCAGCAACAGGTAGTAGAGGCTTCAGCTGTCATTGTTGTGCTTGGAGATTATGCTGCTTTTGAAAAGGAAAATATCATCAATATACAGGAGCAGGGCTTCCAAAAAGGGTATTTTAATACCGATATTAGAGAATTTCTGGCAAGTGCTGCTATTGATTACTATTCAAACAAGACAGAGGAAGACTTGAAACTTGAATTGATAAGAGACGCGAGCCTTGCGTCAATGTCGTTATTGTTATTAGCGAATGAGACTGGCTTAGATACGATTACTATGTCTGGATACGATTCAGACAAATTAAGGAAGGTATTGAAAATTCCAGACAGGTATTTAGATGTTATGCTTATCGCGATTGGGAAAGGAGTAAAGCAGGGCCATCAAACGGTAAGACATGCTGTGAATAAAATCATCTTTAAAAATAGCATAAATAGATGA
- the chvE gene encoding multiple monosaccharide ABC transporter substrate-binding protein: MKKLLSAILAAVLLFALAACSGGGGSDEDEKGFVGVSMPTKSSERWISDGKYMKEEFEKKGYKVDLQYAEDVVENQVSQIENMITKGVNVLVIAAIDGEALTNVLEKAHKQEIEVIAYDRLIKKSEYVDYYATFDNFQVGVLQGSYIEQKLGLKDGKGPFNVELFGGSPDDNNAYFFFDGAMSVLQPYIDSGKLVVQSGQTKFEQGATLRWDGATAQARMDNLLSAHYTKENVDAVLSPYDGISIGIIASLKGVGYGTTDKPLPVVTGQDAELASVKSIIAGEQTQTVFKDTRELAKKAVDMSEAVLNGEEAEVNDTETYDNGVKVVPAYLLEPVSVDKENYQEIVIDSGYYDESELDK, from the coding sequence ATGAAGAAGCTTTTGTCTGCAATTTTAGCTGCTGTTTTATTATTTGCGTTGGCTGCCTGTTCGGGAGGCGGCGGTAGTGATGAGGATGAGAAGGGCTTTGTTGGTGTCAGCATGCCTACGAAATCGTCTGAGCGCTGGATTAGTGACGGTAAGTATATGAAGGAAGAGTTTGAGAAAAAGGGCTATAAAGTAGACCTTCAATATGCAGAGGATGTTGTGGAAAACCAGGTTTCCCAAATCGAGAACATGATCACAAAAGGTGTTAACGTCCTTGTTATCGCCGCAATTGATGGTGAGGCACTGACAAATGTACTCGAAAAGGCTCATAAGCAGGAAATTGAGGTAATCGCCTATGACCGTCTTATTAAAAAGAGTGAGTATGTCGATTATTATGCAACATTTGATAACTTCCAGGTTGGAGTGCTGCAAGGCAGCTATATTGAACAGAAGCTTGGCTTAAAGGATGGCAAGGGGCCGTTTAATGTCGAGCTGTTCGGCGGATCACCGGACGATAATAATGCTTATTTCTTCTTTGATGGAGCGATGTCGGTCCTTCAGCCTTATATTGATTCAGGCAAATTAGTTGTACAAAGCGGACAGACGAAGTTTGAGCAAGGCGCAACATTAAGATGGGATGGAGCGACAGCTCAGGCCCGCATGGATAACTTGTTGAGTGCTCATTATACGAAGGAAAATGTTGATGCGGTTCTGTCTCCATATGATGGAATTAGTATTGGGATTATCGCTTCCTTGAAAGGTGTTGGCTATGGAACAACAGATAAGCCGCTGCCAGTCGTAACAGGACAGGACGCAGAATTAGCATCTGTTAAGTCCATTATTGCCGGCGAGCAGACGCAAACTGTTTTCAAGGATACAAGGGAGCTTGCCAAGAAAGCTGTTGATATGTCCGAGGCTGTTTTGAATGGGGAAGAAGCAGAGGTTAATGATACAGAAACATATGACAACGGTGTGAAGGTTGTTCCTGCGTATCTATTAGAGCCAGTTTCTGTTGATAAGGAAAACTATCAGGAAATTGTCATCGACAGCGGCTATTATGATGAGTCTGAACTAGACAAATAA
- the mmsA gene encoding multiple monosaccharide ABC transporter ATP-binding protein — MKNITKEFPGVKALDDVNLKVAAGEIHALCGENGAGKSTLMKVLSGVYPHGTYSGDILFQDEVCMFKDIKGSESLGIVIIHQELALIPELSIAENIFLGNEQAKAGVINWNETVVKARELLKKVGLSENPNTLISKISVGKQQLVEIAKALSKDVKLLILDEPTAALNEEESENLLQLLLSFKKEGMTSIMISHKLNEVSKVADSITIIRDGRTIETLKWEEVSEDRIIKGMVGRELTNRYPDRTPQIGETILEVKDWEVLQGDRKVIDNISMHIKRGEIVGIAGVMGSGRTEFAMSVFGRSYGTKISGQLYKDGKEISVKNVPEAIENGLAYVTEDRKNYGLILIEDIKRNISLPNLGKLSKFSVLNENVEVKEAENYRQKMNIKTPSILQKTGNLSGGNQQKVVLSKWIYAEPDILMLDEPTRGIDVGAKYEIYTIINQLADEGKGILLISSEMPELLGMCDRIYVMNEGSIKGELAAAEATQESIMKYITS, encoded by the coding sequence ATGAAGAATATCACAAAGGAATTTCCAGGTGTCAAGGCACTCGATGATGTGAACTTAAAAGTTGCAGCAGGCGAAATTCACGCATTATGCGGGGAAAATGGTGCGGGAAAGTCAACGCTGATGAAGGTGCTGAGCGGTGTATATCCACATGGTACCTATTCAGGGGACATTCTTTTTCAAGATGAGGTCTGCATGTTCAAGGATATAAAGGGCAGTGAAAGCTTAGGAATTGTTATTATCCATCAGGAGCTTGCGCTTATACCAGAGCTGTCGATTGCAGAAAACATCTTCCTTGGCAATGAACAGGCTAAAGCTGGTGTCATTAATTGGAATGAAACGGTTGTTAAGGCAAGAGAGCTTTTGAAAAAGGTCGGCTTATCTGAAAATCCGAATACACTCATATCCAAAATCAGTGTCGGCAAGCAGCAGCTTGTGGAAATCGCCAAAGCACTTTCTAAGGATGTGAAGCTGCTGATTTTGGACGAACCTACTGCGGCTTTAAATGAAGAAGAAAGTGAAAACCTGTTACAGCTCCTTCTTTCATTCAAAAAAGAAGGAATGACAAGCATCATGATTTCCCATAAATTAAACGAAGTCTCAAAAGTCGCTGACAGTATTACGATTATCCGTGATGGCAGAACAATCGAAACACTGAAATGGGAGGAAGTATCAGAGGATAGAATCATTAAGGGCATGGTCGGCAGGGAGCTGACAAACCGTTATCCAGACAGAACCCCGCAAATCGGTGAGACGATTTTGGAAGTCAAGGACTGGGAAGTGCTGCAAGGGGACAGAAAAGTAATCGACAATATCAGCATGCATATTAAAAGAGGCGAAATCGTCGGGATTGCAGGAGTAATGGGCTCAGGAAGGACAGAATTTGCGATGAGCGTGTTCGGACGGTCCTATGGTACGAAAATCTCTGGTCAGCTTTATAAGGATGGCAAGGAAATCTCGGTGAAAAATGTGCCGGAAGCAATTGAAAATGGACTTGCTTACGTAACAGAGGATCGGAAAAACTATGGGCTTATTTTAATTGAGGACATTAAACGAAATATTTCCTTGCCGAACTTAGGCAAGCTTTCCAAGTTTAGTGTACTCAATGAAAATGTCGAGGTGAAGGAGGCGGAAAACTATCGTCAGAAGATGAACATCAAAACACCGTCCATCCTTCAGAAGACCGGAAACTTGAGCGGCGGCAACCAGCAAAAGGTTGTGTTGAGCAAGTGGATTTACGCTGAACCGGATATTCTGATGCTTGATGAGCCGACAAGAGGAATTGATGTTGGCGCTAAGTATGAGATATACACCATTATCAATCAGCTCGCAGACGAAGGAAAAGGAATCCTCCTTATTTCCTCTGAGATGCCAGAGCTGTTAGGAATGTGTGACAGAATTTATGTTATGAACGAAGGCAGCATCAAGGGAGAGTTAGCTGCGGCAGAGGCGACACAGGAAAGCATCATGAAATATATTACAAGCTAA
- the mmsB gene encoding multiple monosaccharide ABC transporter permease, which translates to MNTPLEDYRNKGSILALIQSNLRQYGMFTALVLIMILFQVLTEGILLRPLNITNLILQNSYILVLAIGMVLVIITGHIDLSVGSVAAFVGAISGILIINHDMPVFLAVILSLLVGAVIGAWQGFWVAYVKIPAFIVTLAGMLLFRGLTMLVLKGKSVAPYPQSFQDISSGFIPDIFGGSTLHMLTIVAGIVFSIIYLLIEARNRKTQLRYDFEVSSKGLFITKIAAIIVLINVFTYVLATYEGIPTILLILIGLIIIYSFVMKKTVMGRHVYAIGGNEKAASLSGIKTKKATFWVFVNMGVLAALSGLIFAARLNAATPKAGNLFELDAIAACFIGGASAYGGIGTVGGAIVGGLVMGVMNNGMSIIGLGIDWQQAIKGLVLLIAVAFDIYNKNKLAS; encoded by the coding sequence GTGAATACACCGTTGGAGGATTACCGCAATAAAGGCTCTATATTGGCATTAATTCAGAGCAATTTACGCCAATATGGAATGTTTACCGCATTAGTGCTGATTATGATACTATTTCAAGTGTTAACAGAGGGCATTCTTTTACGCCCGCTCAATATCACCAATTTGATTTTGCAGAACAGCTATATTCTCGTCCTTGCAATCGGCATGGTGCTCGTGATCATCACAGGTCATATCGATTTGTCTGTCGGCTCTGTAGCTGCATTTGTCGGCGCCATTTCCGGTATTTTAATCATTAACCATGATATGCCCGTCTTTTTGGCTGTTATTCTTTCCTTATTAGTTGGCGCTGTAATTGGGGCATGGCAAGGATTTTGGGTCGCATACGTCAAGATTCCCGCCTTTATCGTCACACTTGCCGGGATGCTTTTGTTCAGAGGCTTGACGATGCTTGTCTTAAAAGGCAAATCTGTTGCGCCGTATCCACAGTCCTTTCAGGATATTAGCTCAGGCTTTATCCCTGATATCTTTGGCGGCAGCACATTGCATATGCTGACGATTGTTGCAGGAATTGTATTTTCCATCATTTACTTGCTGATTGAAGCCCGCAATCGTAAAACCCAGCTTCGCTATGATTTTGAAGTGTCTTCAAAAGGACTATTTATTACAAAGATAGCGGCCATTATCGTGCTGATTAATGTGTTCACATATGTTTTAGCAACATATGAAGGCATTCCAACCATTCTGCTTATCCTTATTGGGTTAATTATTATCTACAGCTTTGTCATGAAGAAAACTGTAATGGGCAGACATGTTTATGCGATCGGCGGCAATGAAAAGGCCGCAAGCCTTTCTGGTATCAAAACAAAAAAAGCAACCTTCTGGGTGTTTGTGAACATGGGTGTGCTTGCAGCTTTATCTGGTTTGATTTTCGCCGCAAGACTTAATGCCGCAACACCAAAAGCAGGAAATCTGTTCGAGCTTGATGCGATTGCAGCCTGCTTTATCGGCGGCGCATCTGCTTATGGCGGCATCGGTACAGTCGGCGGGGCGATTGTCGGTGGTCTCGTTATGGGTGTCATGAACAACGGTATGTCCATCATCGGCCTTGGCATTGACTGGCAGCAGGCTATAAAAGGACTTGTGCTACTGATAGCGGTTGCGTTTGATATTTATAATAAGAATAAATTAGCTTCATAA
- a CDS encoding ArsR/SmtB family transcription factor: MIHIKDLRSGLNIYKALSSEIRLEILTLLQRNNSLNLNDIAQKLQLSNGAVTMHIKKLEESGLIDISTAGGKHGIQKICYLNEDVLTIELQDKGVENFYEYEIKVGHYFDYAADPTCGLATKDSIIGEFDNPRYFADPDHIHADIVWLKKGFLEYRIPNYLKKNQRFKELQFIFEISSEAPFYNNDWPSDIFFYLNNVELGLWNSPGDFGGTKGACNPSWWPPHLNQYGLLKLLRINKDGTFIDGCRISDVTIEDVGLQDHPDIKLKFAVTDEGTIGGLTLYGRSFGNYEQDITARILYEEVLPE; encoded by the coding sequence ATGATACATATAAAAGATCTCCGCTCTGGCTTAAATATATATAAAGCACTTAGCTCAGAAATCCGCCTTGAAATATTGACACTGCTGCAACGAAATAACAGCCTCAACTTAAATGATATCGCCCAAAAGCTGCAGCTCTCTAACGGTGCTGTCACTATGCATATTAAAAAGCTGGAGGAAAGTGGTCTTATTGATATATCAACAGCTGGAGGAAAGCATGGCATTCAAAAAATCTGCTATTTAAATGAGGATGTTCTGACGATTGAGCTACAGGATAAGGGTGTGGAGAATTTTTATGAGTATGAGATAAAGGTCGGCCATTATTTCGATTATGCGGCAGATCCGACATGTGGTCTTGCGACAAAGGACAGCATTATTGGTGAGTTTGACAACCCTCGCTACTTTGCCGATCCTGACCATATTCACGCAGACATCGTTTGGCTGAAAAAAGGCTTTCTCGAATACAGAATTCCTAATTACTTAAAGAAAAATCAACGCTTTAAAGAACTTCAATTTATATTCGAAATCAGCTCAGAGGCTCCCTTCTACAATAATGACTGGCCCTCTGACATTTTCTTTTACTTAAACAATGTCGAGCTTGGCCTTTGGAATTCACCGGGAGACTTCGGCGGCACAAAAGGAGCCTGCAATCCAAGCTGGTGGCCGCCCCACTTGAACCAGTACGGCTTGCTGAAGCTGCTGCGCATCAATAAGGACGGCACATTCATTGATGGCTGCCGGATATCGGATGTAACGATTGAGGATGTTGGTCTGCAGGATCATCCTGACATTAAGCTGAAGTTTGCAGTAACAGATGAAGGCACAATCGGTGGTTTGACCCTTTACGGGCGCAGCTTTGGCAATTATGAGCAGGATATTACGGCTCGGATTCTTTATGAGGAAGTGCTGCCGGAGTGA
- a CDS encoding YesL family protein: MKAVLVDSIYSISNWILRFLYVHLLWMLFSIVGLAVAGFFPATVSLFAVMRKWLLGETSFPIFSTFLSVYKKEFVKSNLLGLLLIFGGAVLYADLLALQHTTITFLQYLYFPVLFIALLYACSVLTFFTMYVHYELKGLHIIKNALLFTLAMPLACAKMVGGLIIIVYVLITFPGSIILFGASLPAFYMMWTSLRAFSRYEQKRTKQLT; this comes from the coding sequence ATGAAGGCTGTACTCGTCGATTCTATTTATTCTATTTCTAATTGGATTTTGCGGTTTTTATACGTTCATCTATTATGGATGCTATTTTCGATTGTAGGACTCGCTGTTGCCGGTTTCTTCCCTGCAACTGTCAGTCTGTTTGCGGTTATGCGTAAATGGCTGCTTGGTGAAACAAGCTTTCCGATTTTTTCAACCTTTCTATCTGTCTATAAAAAGGAATTTGTGAAAAGCAATCTTCTCGGCCTGCTCCTCATTTTTGGCGGGGCTGTCCTGTATGCAGATTTGCTGGCACTTCAGCATACAACGATTACCTTCTTACAATATCTCTACTTTCCTGTTCTTTTTATCGCCTTGCTTTACGCCTGCAGTGTTCTTACCTTTTTTACGATGTATGTTCACTATGAGCTAAAAGGGCTTCATATCATTAAAAACGCCCTGCTGTTTACACTGGCAATGCCCCTTGCCTGCGCTAAAATGGTTGGCGGACTAATAATCATTGTTTATGTGCTGATTACCTTTCCAGGAAGCATTATTCTATTTGGCGCAAGTTTGCCTGCCTTTTACATGATGTGGACCAGCTTAAGGGCATTTTCTCGATATGAACAAAAACGAACTAAGCAACTGACATAA
- a CDS encoding ABC transporter substrate-binding protein: MKKGLLGMLAIILVSSMFLAGCNKGSSDKGYSNGGKGTKIELWTFNELHEQYYEHMAEKWNEENPDDQISLKATTYPYEDLHNKLLVALQSGKGAPDISDVEISKFGNFLKGEPQILPLDDVIDPEKENIVQSRLDIYAKDGKTYGIDFHVGAAVIYYNKEIMDKAGVNPDDIKTWADYKEAGKTVLEKTGIPMTTLDIEDQWSFWPQVAQLEGKDDLLKENGEVNLTDPRIVEVLQYEQDLVKEGIAIPSPGNDHHSEEYYGFMNNGGAASVWMPMWYMGRFTDYMPDLKGKIVIKPMPAWSEGAPRSAGMGGTGTVVTNQSKDPDVAKKFLAYAKLSKEGNIEIWKQLGFDPIRSDVWDLPEVNEENKFTEYFGPNIFSTLLEVKDEIEGVNIGERTPDVSNAVKTTILFQTLVEMKDPKQALEEAASQIK, encoded by the coding sequence ATGAAAAAGGGTCTTTTAGGAATGCTGGCTATCATTCTAGTAAGCTCCATGTTTTTAGCAGGCTGTAATAAGGGCAGTTCGGATAAAGGCTATTCGAACGGCGGTAAAGGAACAAAGATTGAATTATGGACGTTTAATGAGCTCCATGAACAATATTATGAGCATATGGCAGAGAAGTGGAATGAGGAGAATCCTGATGACCAAATCAGCCTTAAAGCCACTACATATCCTTATGAGGATTTGCATAACAAGCTGCTTGTTGCACTGCAGTCAGGCAAGGGAGCTCCTGATATTTCTGATGTGGAAATATCCAAATTCGGCAACTTCTTAAAAGGAGAGCCGCAGATTCTTCCATTAGATGATGTGATTGATCCTGAAAAGGAAAATATCGTGCAATCACGTCTTGATATTTATGCGAAGGATGGCAAGACATATGGAATTGACTTTCACGTAGGTGCTGCAGTTATTTATTACAATAAAGAAATTATGGATAAAGCCGGCGTCAATCCAGATGACATTAAAACATGGGCTGACTACAAGGAAGCAGGCAAAACAGTTCTTGAGAAAACAGGCATTCCAATGACAACACTTGATATTGAAGACCAATGGTCGTTCTGGCCGCAGGTTGCTCAGCTTGAAGGCAAGGATGACCTGTTGAAGGAAAATGGTGAGGTGAACCTGACAGATCCACGCATTGTTGAGGTGCTGCAATATGAGCAAGACCTTGTTAAAGAAGGCATTGCGATTCCATCGCCAGGTAATGATCATCACTCAGAGGAATATTACGGCTTCATGAATAATGGCGGAGCAGCATCTGTGTGGATGCCAATGTGGTATATGGGCAGATTCACTGACTATATGCCTGATTTGAAAGGGAAAATCGTGATTAAACCAATGCCTGCATGGTCTGAAGGTGCTCCTCGCTCAGCAGGAATGGGCGGAACAGGCACTGTTGTAACAAACCAGTCTAAAGATCCAGATGTTGCGAAGAAATTCCTTGCCTACGCTAAGCTTTCGAAGGAAGGCAATATTGAGATTTGGAAGCAGCTTGGCTTTGACCCAATCCGCTCTGATGTGTGGGATTTGCCTGAAGTAAATGAGGAGAATAAATTCACGGAATATTTCGGTCCGAATATTTTCAGCACATTGCTTGAGGTGAAGGATGAAATTGAAGGTGTCAATATTGGCGAAAGAACGCCAGATGTCTCCAATGCTGTCAAGACGACGATCTTGTTCCAGACATTAGTGGAAATGAAGGATCCAAAGCAGGCGCTCGAGGAGGCAGCAAGTCAGATTAAATAA
- a CDS encoding carbohydrate ABC transporter permease, which produces MEASRRQGVRKQKKRSLLYSQNAAPYFFIFPFILSFLIFFAYPVATTVIMSFQEVLPGQTTFIGLDNYKELWNPTFLTAIRNSTVYTLLTLIILIPVPLVLAVFLNSKLMFAKNFFRSVTFIPALTSVVVAGMIFRLIFGGQEGALLNSILTNFGMEPKAWLNHGGTSMFVLVVLATWKWMGINILYFLAGLQNIPRELYESAEVDGATTARKFYHITLPLLKPISIYVFTISIYGGFSMFAESYMLYGSNRSPNNIGLTIVGYLYQKGIEQNNLGFGSAVGIALLVITLIITLIQLKFFGIFKKEEQG; this is translated from the coding sequence ATGGAAGCAAGCCGCAGACAGGGTGTTAGGAAACAGAAGAAAAGAAGTCTCCTTTATTCGCAAAATGCAGCGCCTTACTTTTTTATTTTTCCATTCATCCTGTCTTTTCTAATCTTTTTTGCTTATCCAGTTGCTACGACTGTTATTATGAGCTTTCAGGAGGTTCTGCCAGGACAAACGACCTTCATCGGTTTAGACAACTATAAGGAGTTATGGAATCCAACCTTTTTAACAGCGATCCGCAACAGCACTGTTTATACGCTTTTGACCTTAATTATTTTAATTCCAGTGCCGCTTGTGCTTGCTGTTTTCCTTAATTCTAAGCTGATGTTTGCGAAGAACTTCTTCCGCTCTGTAACCTTCATACCCGCACTGACATCTGTCGTTGTTGCCGGGATGATCTTCCGTTTAATCTTCGGCGGACAAGAAGGGGCATTGCTGAACTCAATTTTAACGAACTTTGGCATGGAGCCAAAGGCATGGCTGAACCATGGCGGCACAAGCATGTTCGTGCTTGTTGTGCTGGCAACCTGGAAGTGGATGGGTATCAACATCCTGTATTTCCTCGCAGGACTGCAAAATATTCCGCGGGAGCTTTATGAATCTGCCGAGGTAGACGGTGCAACGACTGCGAGGAAGTTCTACCATATAACACTGCCACTATTAAAGCCAATCAGTATTTATGTTTTTACAATCAGCATTTACGGCGGCTTCTCCATGTTTGCTGAGAGCTATATGCTTTATGGCAGCAACAGATCACCTAATAATATTGGGCTGACGATTGTCGGCTATTTATACCAAAAAGGAATCGAGCAGAATAATCTCGGCTTCGGCTCTGCTGTTGGTATCGCCTTGCTTGTTATCACCCTGATTATCACCTTGATCCAGCTGAAGTTCTTCGGCATATTCAAAAAGGAGGAACAAGGATGA
- a CDS encoding carbohydrate ABC transporter permease: MKPKKKWKLSSILLILLFVVIGIFALFPLFAITLGSLKPSTEIMRYGLNLKLQADLLSLDNYSYLFNGETDYFIWYKNSIIITIASTLSCLLLTSMVGYGLAVYDFKLKNVVFGLVLIVMMIPVEIIMLPLYKLTMSLGLMDTLVGAFLPFVVAPIPIFFFRQYASGLPRDLLDAARVDGCTEIGIFFRVMMPLMTPAFSSMAILQALGSWNNFLWPLIVLRSSENLTLPIGLSTLLTPYGNNYDVLIAGSVMAIFPVLLLYIFFQRYFIEGMTAGGVKG, from the coding sequence ATGAAACCGAAAAAAAAGTGGAAGCTGTCGTCCATCCTGCTTATCCTGCTGTTTGTAGTAATCGGCATTTTCGCCTTATTCCCGCTCTTTGCAATCACACTCGGCTCCTTAAAGCCATCAACGGAAATTATGCGGTACGGGCTGAATCTAAAGCTGCAGGCAGACCTTTTGTCATTAGATAACTATTCTTATTTGTTCAACGGAGAAACAGATTATTTCATTTGGTATAAAAACAGCATCATCATCACGATTGCTTCTACTTTATCCTGCCTGCTTTTGACAAGCATGGTTGGCTACGGCCTTGCTGTTTATGACTTTAAGCTAAAGAATGTTGTCTTTGGACTCGTTTTGATTGTCATGATGATTCCAGTCGAAATCATCATGCTGCCATTATATAAGCTGACAATGAGCCTTGGCTTAATGGACACATTAGTTGGCGCGTTTCTGCCGTTTGTCGTTGCGCCGATTCCCATTTTCTTTTTCCGTCAGTACGCAAGCGGATTGCCTCGTGATTTACTCGATGCAGCAAGGGTGGATGGCTGTACAGAAATCGGCATTTTCTTCCGCGTGATGATGCCGTTAATGACACCAGCCTTTTCTTCGATGGCCATTCTGCAAGCACTTGGAAGCTGGAATAATTTCCTGTGGCCGTTGATTGTTTTACGATCAAGCGAGAATTTAACATTGCCAATTGGACTATCGACATTGCTGACGCCATACGGCAACAACTATGATGTGCTGATTGCTGGGTCTGTTATGGCAATATTCCCAGTGTTGCTTCTGTATATTTTCTTCCAGCGCTACTTTATTGAAGGCATGACTGCCGGCGGTGTGAAGGGTTAA